A segment of the Manis javanica isolate MJ-LG chromosome 10, MJ_LKY, whole genome shotgun sequence genome:
TCTCCTGCCCCTTATGTTTTGGGAACAGCAGACTTCTTACTTCAGACACTCATGGCTGCCCAGTTCCTACTATGTGGTGCTAGGAAAGGGTGCTCTTTCTGGGCACACCCCTCAATAGTCCTGCCTCAGGAGCTTCCAAACTGGAGCTACGGCTGGTCCAGGAAGAAGAGCGAGGCATAAAGTAGGAAGAGTCTCCCTCAAACAGAAAGGCTGCGGGAACGGGCACCTGAGCACTCCTTACAAGCTCAGAGCAGAGACGGGACGAGCCCCTGTGCCCTGGGAACCACAGGTTCACCTGCTCCTTTGACTTTTGGCTGCCCCAGGGCCCTTTGGTAAATCTCTTTTTTAGCTGACACTAGATGGGTTTGTGTCACTGCAATACCAAGAGCCCTGACGGCCAGTACAAGAGCCCGCCTGGAAGGTATGGTTCCAAAGAGGCTGGTCTAGCACTGTTTTATACCTGagccaacaaacatttactgagtaccaaTCATGTGCTAGGCACGGTTCCAGATGCTAGAAAATACAAAGATGGAAAAGACATGGTCTCTGATCTCAGAAAATTCAGAAGCATCCAGCATCTGGAAGATGAGACACAGACAAGTCAGTGCTACCTGACATCTTGGGAGGCAAAGGCAAATTTTAAATGGTCCTAGTCAGTCAAAACCAGGTTCAAAACTATCTAAAAACCCTGAACATCTCAAGTGACTGACTAGGCACAAGTAcaacagaggaaaaggagagcGAACACCAGCAACATGAAGACCAACACGTGCTTCGACCCCAGCAGCAGCAGGGCTGTGACAGTTACAGTCACTTTagaccccagtacagtcactgctgtggtaaaatatatgggAAATACATGGGAATATGTGGGAAACTACAGCCTCCCAGACGCCGTACTGCCCAAGAAAGCCGGGAGGCAAAGCCAGCGGGAAGGCCCCGCGCTGCCTGCCGCTGGGTCTTAGGCTGTGTGTCTAGGACGCCCTGGCGACTGCAGCCTCCCTGACAGGCAGGCCGCACGGCCCCCACTGCTACTGGATAGTCACAGTAGCCAAACAAGAGGAGTCCTCTGCCTGTCTCGGTTCAGAGGACCTGCAAGTACTCCAGTGTCCCCGGAGGACCTGACGGCCAGGGTTACAGGGGTAGGGGCAGTGAAGAAGGCCACATGTACTCCTCATATCGACTGGCAGTTTCTGATAGGGCAGAGGGCAGCAGTGGGCAGGTCGCTTGCGACAACATCTGGGATGAACAGGCCTTCTCACAGCTGCCTCCTCTCGAGCCCCTTTTGCAGCGATGGAGGCAGCAACAAAGGAGAGATTTATCACCATGAGCCCGTGCGGCAGCTGTTTTCTTGTCATGCCTTGTTTAACTTCTCTCAAGAGAACAGAGCTATCGACCGAGCTAAGCAGGTGTTTAAGGCAGGTGATTTTGTTTCCATTGACTTTCTTAAGTAATAGTAAACAAGACTAGAGGGTTACCACAGGTACTCACAGGGAAACCTGAACCCCATGCCCACTGAACCCCAGTGTGTGTGCTGCCCGGGAACGTTCTGCTCTGCACCCCGTCGGTTCCCACACTGGCAATGAGCAGGACTGGAGCTGCGCACAGCCCCTGCCTGACCCTTGACATCTGGACTCGGCTTAGTCAATAATGTGTCAGTTATAAAGTGACGTTGGAGGGTTTCAGGTTTTCAGAGAAAACCCGACTAAAAGAATCATTATTCTTCATTCCAAAGCTCAGATAAACCATCCCGTTAATAACTATACTCATGGTTTCAGGTTCTTAGCTACTATGAGGGAGAGGGTAACACAAAACATGgggggggattttttttttttaattttaaagcttATGGCTTCCCAAACCTATAAATTTAACCTCTGGCTCTGGGTGGACTTCCCAGTCTCTGTGATTCCCTCAGTGAGAAGGCCCACAGTGTGTGCACCCTGCACTCTGTCATTAGTTTCCAAAAGGAACTTTTCCATTCCTCCCATCTACCCTAAATTTAGTCAGCTGCTATTCACTGGTGGTCCAAGGAGAACCACAACTTTCATATACTGGACAAAATCCTGAAGCTTTTTATGCTTCAGCTCTTTGATTACCTTTAATTGTCTCCTACGACAGAGCCACTATCACAAGCAGCAAACATTCGATgacacatttctttctctttatcccTGTAGTCCTGGTAATAGCTGCAGAGAGACACACTAGTTAGAGAAGGTCTGTCTTTGTAGGAGGTGACATCTGGTGGCTGGAATTCTCCACTTAGGTCCAGAAGTGCTGAACATTCAGCAGCTCCCGAAGTGAATCAGGAGTGGGTGGAAGCCATGCTGGACAAgtaggggaggcaggggaggctcCAAAGGGCTGTTCAGAAGCCCCTAGACAAACCCATACTCTGAAAGGATGGCAGCCTTGGAAGCCAGGAGCTACCTGCCAGGCTGAGTCGCTCCAAGTGAAGTCTCACACTCAGTAGCTTCTAACTTATCTCTAGATTTTCATGCTGAAGAATGATCAGATGCCCAAACTTCTGTATCTAATTTGATGGGATACTTTAAATACAAGAAAGGGAACTGCTGGGTGGTCCTAAAACGCCTGACATGTGAGAGGTGTGCACACTCAGACTTTAATGTCAGGAAGCTTTAAGGAGCAATCTAGACTAGATGGTTAATGTTCAACAGGAGGAGAGAATCTCACCAatacagaagaacaaaaaaacacaGGATCTCTTAAGAGGTGATGGGACTGTGAGTAACTCCTACCTCTATGCTGGTATTTTCGAAGTTTTCTACAATGAACGTAACTTCTGCAATCAAAAAGTTACATTACCGAAAGACTGGTATAGATACCACTTGGAAACCAGAAAGTCACGCTATGCTATGAATCAGACCTCAATGATCCATTTCAGATCACACCAGGATTTATGACACCTTTCTGCAGTCAGCTGAGAACAGTGGCAAGTGGGAAAGAGTATCTGGAGAGCAAAgcccttttaaaaattacaccAGCCCCCTTCTTTCAGGGTGCTTATTTGGGGCAGGGGCACAGGAGATGGGAAATATCCAGACCTGCAATCTGGAGGTTCATCCCACCTTCCCGCTGGGAGCCTCTGGTTTAGAGCTCCTTCTCTGTCTGCACTCCTACAAACAGCGGTCTCACCTGGCCAGCTTCTTCAGCTCATTATTGATGTCATGATTGAAGGGCTTTTCCTTCTGGGCCCGGACTAGAAAATCTCTGGCCTTCTGATACTCAGTCATGAGGACACATGCCTGTCAAAGGACAGAATTTCAAAGCTTATCTTGAAAAGACAGTATTTTTGCAGCCCAAGTTATAACCACCACTTTTTTAAGCCATTTGTTCCTGGGTCCCTGCCCACCAACACACCTGTCCACACCGGAAGAGGGCCTTGGCATTCTTGCAGTCAATGGTCAGAGCCTGCTCTCCATAGCGCAGAGCCACGGTGGGTCGCTCCAGCTTCAGATAGGTTAAGGACAGGTTAAGGAGGACAAGAAGCTTGGCGGCCTCCACCAAGTGCTGCTCTTCATGGGGTGCTGATCGCCGGTGGAGAAGCAACAAGGCCTGTGGATAGAGAAGGCAGGTGGCCAGTAGGAGTGATATGATCTTGTCATAGGGAGCCCCAAGAATCCTCATACACGACTAGAGCTGAAAAATGAGCTCAACAAAATTGTGGGACATAAGATCAATATATAAGAGTTGTATTTACAACTCCATTtgcagtagcatcaaaaagaaattgCAATACATGTGAAGTGCAAGACATGTAaagggaaaactacaaaacattgttgaaaagaTTTAATGTTAAGTGACAGTATTcccaaactgatctacagattcaatgcaaccacTACCAAAATTTCAGCAGTCTTTTTTGCAGAGATGGTTAAGCTGATCCAAAAATTCATTAAGGAAATTGAAGGGAAACagccaaaataatatttaaaaaagagaacaaaattggaagactcacactttctcatttcaaaatttacaaagcttaaaaaggagtgaaatttggtacatgctacaacatggatgaaccttgaaaacatgctatgagagaagccagacaaaaaggaCTACATATATGATTctgtttacatgaaatgtccTGGAATCAGGAAATGTATAGCAACAGAAAGTAAAACAGGAGTTATCAGGGGTGTAGGGGGGATGGTCATTGCTAACAGGTACAATTTCTTTTTGATGTGAAGAAAGGTCCTGGAATTAGtagtgatagttgcacaactttgtgaatataataaaaaccactgaactgtatgtCTTAAAAGTGTAAATTTTAtggcatgtcaattatatctcaacaacagcaaaagaaaaagaaagtaatgaaaGCAACGCCTGAACAGTGTCAACATGCCTAGAGAAGACTCCATTTGGAAAATgttgacctaagtgtccatcagtagatgaacggataaagaagatgtggtacatatacacaatgggatattattcagccataagaagaacacaaatcctaccatttccaacaacatggatggagctagagggtattatgctcagtgaaataagccagatggagaaagacaagtaccaaatgatttcactcatatgtagagtataagagcaaagaaaaactgaaggaacaaaatagcagcagaatcacagaacccaagaatggacaaacagttaccaaagggaaagggactggggaggatgggtgggaagggagggataagcacggggaaaaagggagcattatgattagcatgtataatgtgggggtgggacatggggagggctgtgcaacacagagaaacaggtggtgattatacagcatcttattacactgatggacagtgactgtagtgggtgtgttggggggacttaGTGAGGGGGgaagcctggtaaacatagtgttcttcatgtaattgtagattaatgatagcaaaaataaaaaaagaaaagaaaaaagaaaaaagaaaataaaagaaaatgttggcAGAATGGAAGACATGCGAGAGAAGACAGTACTGTAGGCAGAAGCTACCAGCCTTCCTTGTCTTCCCTTCACCTCTGAGCCCAGGCTTTTGTTATGCCAGTTTCTGTCCTCACACCTTCTGAACCGACTCTGGTCTCTGTCCCCACCCACCCCGGATCTCTCACCTGAATTCTGGTTCTCACATCTAAACGGAATCATGGAACAATCTGCCACCTGGCAACAGTCTTCTACTGACCATTTTTACCTGGCTATTCTCATTAGTAACCAAAAACTGAAACTAACTAAATCTCTTTCCCAGTTAtctctgtttttaagtttttcacaGACCAGAAGCATCGAAGTAATGCTATTCTTCTGCTTCCTTCATCACTTACATATAAAACTTTACCAACTCTAGCCAttcatgttttgaaaatatttccagaatcttttctTCTATCAGCATAACTCACACCTTCTTAAATACCTTCCTGGACCCCTGTAACAAGTTTAGCTGCACCATGCTTAGGAACTGTTCTAAGATATTCATTAATGAAAGTTTGTCCCCTCAACACGTCCTGCATACACAGTGTACTGGTAAACATTCAACAACCAGCTCTCGGGGGAGGGGGAGCCCTGTAGTATTTGTCTATTCCTGTGGTGTAAGCAGTCCCACCATAGCTAATTTCAAGCTACTAAAGTAACATTAACTGGCTTTCAAAAATTCCCAAAAGTCTTACGATTGGCTCTCATGAGCCCCAGCGTACCACTACTTGTAAGCTTTGTCTCTTTCCAATACGACTTTTATCAACTCAACTCTCCCCCAGTCATCCCCTTCCATCCTCTCCATCAAATCCAAATCAatctaaatacattttaatgtctTCCTGAATCTCATGGCCTCATCAATATTTCCCTGCTATTCTTCAGATGTAACCTGTCTTTCAGACTAGGCATCCACCACCTGCCCCCTGAATAGGCACTGTTCACTTCTATACCTTTGCTCATTCTTTTCTCCAGCCCAGACTTAATTTCTTCCCCTCTATTTCTCTGTTACTTCATCCCTCTAGACTCAGTTAAAGTGCTGTTTCCTTTAAGAAGCTGCTACCAGATGTTTTAGCCCACAAAAATCTTCCTCTCTTGAGAAAAGCTACAGTACTAGGTGCCTTAGATCTAATTTAGTTGTTTCCCTACATCTTGTCTTCCTAGATAGATTTAAATTCTTAGAGAACTGATACTTCTGTGTCCCACTCAAGGCTAAGAAAAAGGCTGGGAACAGCAGCGCTTAATCAATATCGATCTGCTGCTGTAGAGACTGGACATTGCTAAGCTCCTGGGTGAGCGAGGCAGACTGTGCACACAGCCTCTGCTCTCGCCGATCCTAAGGAATAGAAAAGCACAGTCCATCATGAATGAAGAAGAGGGATGATCAATAGCAGACCCGATGTGGTTGAGTGAACGGTGATGGTGTGACCGATGCAGCAGAGCAGAATGCCAACATACAAGAGGCCAGGCTGCAGCTCAGAGGCCTGACAACTGATGGCACTAGGATCTGACACTATCAGTGGGTAGAAGTGGTAAAGGAGAATGGCTTGAAAACTCCCTGTCCCTAAGTGTCCAGATGGCTGCTCCTTCCCACCACCTCAGGAATCAGGAAGTCTATTTTCTGCAAAAATGGAACCAAGAGACTCCTGATTCAGGGACAGAAGACAGTAGAAGGCAGGAAGTTACTGTTATCAGGAAATTGATAACAAGGGTAGTAAATGACAGTCTCAACACTAGCCAGTGAGACCCTCTGTCCTGGTCTCCTGCTCAACAACCCAGATGTCGGCAGCTCAGCACTTATGCTGGGCAGACCACGGAGAACCAAATGGCCCCTGAAGAGATGCCTAGGTGCTGCCAGGTGGGAGGCAACTGTGCTACAATCTGCCCGCCAAACTTGGAGTTTTCCAGCAGCTTCAGCTGCCTCTTTCAAATCCTAATGGATGGCCAAGGAGCAGACATCAGGGAAAGCCTCCGTGGGAGAGGTGGCCTCCTGTCTCCCAGTCCTTGCTCTTGCCTTCTTCCATGGGACAGGCACAGCCCATTTTCTTGCACTTTGTAGATTCTGAGTGAAGGTTTCTGGCCATCCTGCATTGGGCAAGTCTGTTGGGACCATTTtcccaatagcatttgctcactttgtgtctctgtgtcagattttggtaattcttgcaacaTTTCAAACTTTATCATCATCACTACTGTATGTTATGGTGGTTTGTGATCTTTGATATTATATCATAATTGTGTTTTGGCACCACAAACTGTGCCTACCTAAGATGGTGAACTCAATGTGTTCGGACCACTCCATTGACTGGCCATTCCTAGTTTCTCTCCTTTTTGTTGGGCCTATTCCCTGAAATGCAATGATATcaaaattaggccaattaataaccctacaaggGCCACTAAACACCCAGGTGGAAAGAGGACTTATACATCACTCACTTAatatcaaaagctagaaataattaTTGTCTTCCTTAGTGAGGAAGATATATTGAAAACCAAGATAAGCCAAAAGCCAGGCCTCTTGTACCAACGGTTGGCCAAGTTCAgagcacaaaggaaaaattgctgaagaaattaaaagtgctcctccagtggccacatgaatgataagaaagtaaaacagcctgattgctgatatggagaaagtttcagTGCTCTGGATAGAATACCAAACCAGCCATAATATTGCCTTAAgtcaaagcctaatccagagcaaggtcctACCTCTCTGCAATTCTGTGAAGGCTTAGAGAGGGGAAGAAGCTGCAGGAAAatagtttgaagctagcagaggtgagtgcatgaggtttaaggaaagaagctgtctccaTATCAAAAAGTGCCAATGCATAAGCTAGAGCGAGTTATCCAGACCAGCTAGCTGAGATCGTTAATGAAGATGGCCACACtcaacaacagattttcaaaggAGATGAAACAGCCATCTATCAGAAGACGACACCATCTAGAACTTTCATACCTAGAGAAAAGTCAATGCTTGACTTCAAAGCCTCAAAGGACAGGCTGAGTGTCTTGTAAGGgcctaatgcagctggtgactatAAGCTGAAGCCAGTGTTCACTGACCATTTCAAGAATCATAGGACTCTTAAGGATTATGCTTAATCTATTCTGCCTATGCTCTACATATGGAACAAAGCAGCCTGGGATGATAGCATATCTATTTACAActtggtttactgaatattttaattccactgttgagacctactgctcagaaaaaagattccttcaAAATATCACTGCTCACTaacaatgtacctggtcacccaagagctctgatggagatgtgcaatgagattaatgttttcatgcctACCAACACAACATCTACTCTGCAGCCCACGGATCAAGGAGGCacttcaactttcaagtcttattattgaagaaatacattttgtaaggctgcCAGATTATGAtacctctgatggatctgggtagtcaattgaaaaccttctggaaaggattcaccattgtaaatgccattaagaacatttgtgactCACAGGAAAAAGTCAAAATGTCAACGTTAACAGGACTTCTGCAGTGGATTTCAACCCTCAGTGAGTAACTTTGAATGGTTCAGGACTTCAGTGAAGGAAGTCATTGCAGATGGGAAACaccaagagaactagaattagcaGTGGGGCCTGAAGGTGtggctgaattgctgcaatctcacaAGAAATCTCAACACAGTTGCTTCTCACAGATGAGCAAAAAAAGTGTTTGCTTgaaatggaatctactcctggggAAAAGGCTGTGAAGGTGGTTGAAATGAGAGCAAAGGATTTAGGATGTCACAACCTGAACACACCCACGTAACCACGTTCAGATCCAAACACAGCACATGACCAGGCTCCTCCAGATCCCATTCCCTCGCCCAGTCAGTTTTTTGGCATGAGGATTTTTTAGTAAGAGTTTTCTCAATGGCTGCATATCAAAAGTAGAACAAGGGATGAGATAGATCTTTCACACAAGTTTTCAGGGTCtaaacttttatttctaaagcaTTCTCACCCGTTTATATCTCACTTTGGCATCATAGAAACGATTTTGGCGGAAAAGGTAGTTGCCAAACTCCCGTTCAGTAGCTGCTACTTTTAGGACCTTCTGAAGCGGAAACTCATTTTGTTGCTCCTGagaatcaaagacaaggataccTGGCAAGGGAACCGAAAGCACAATGCCACGACGCAAGTGCTATGATGGCTGTCAGGTTTCTTTCCTTCAAACTGGGAACTTTTGTTTCCTGCCGTGcatgtgccaggcagtgggcTGGGTGCCTCTGCAGAGATCATCTCTGTGAATCCCCAAGGAAGCTGCAGCAGGCTGGTGTTATTCCTGCTCCTGTTTACAGACCCGAGCCAGAAGATCTACTTCTTTAAGCCTCCCAGAGATACTCCCTAAAGAAATGGTTTCTCATAGAAAGTGACGGAACCTGCTAAACACAGAAATCAGGTCTCCCGGCCACCGTATGTCCCACACGCATTGGACAGGCCTCGGGCTGCCCAGAGCCCTGCTTGTTCTCATAATCGTGATGCTCCAGCCTGGGTAAGTACCAGAATCTTCCACAGAGCCTCTCTTCACATACACATGTCCTGGCCCTACCCTCAGAGGTGCTAAATCAGCACACTGGCGGTGGGACCCGGGCCTCTATCTACTTTGTGGAAACCTGAGAAAAAGGTAAGATTCCTCCCTGGAGGGGATGGTGGTTCAGCTGGGGGGACAGTTGCAGATGTAACCCTAGATGGACATCTAAGGCCACATGTACAGTGAGGGTGAGACAGCACAGCAGAGTGTACATGGCTGCAGCGGAGACTGAGCCAAGCCTCTCTGGGACAGGTAAGTGAGCAGCTGCAGAGGAAAGGCAGTGCTTAAGTTATGGGGACAGAGGCTGCATGGCCCGCCCACCTGGGATTGTCCACACTTATTAACTGATGGGGTAGCAGGACGTGAGCTATAATTTCTTTCACTCTCGGGTGTCCTGGGTCAGACACTAAATACGGTCAGCCTAGTTATAAGCTACCAATGCTTGACCTGCTGGAAACCAAACAATGTGGAGGAGTAAATGTTTCCTGTCTTGCAGAGGGTGACTCAAGAGTGCTAATCGCTTGTCCTTAACAAGCCCATAGCCTGACTTTGGCCCATGAGTCATTATTCAGACAGACATGTACTAGCAGTGAGGGAacttctccccccacccaccaccaccaccaccaccaccaccaccaccaccaccagccacACTAGTGCGGAGGTTCATCGGCAGGATAATTACCAACAACACAAACCCATTTATCTCTAAAGTGCTGACATCTGCGCTCCAGAACTCACGGCTGAAAGGGCATAAAACTTGTCTGACTCAGCCGAGTCCAGGAAGTCAAGCAGCTCAATCTCAAACAGGACAGTGGTGTTTGCAGGGATCAAGGGAGGGCAGCCTAGCGTTCCATAGGCATAGCTCGGTTTGAACAGAAACCTGGCCAGCTCGCCTCTCTGCATGCTCAGAAGGCCCAGCTCCATGCCCCAAAGGGTAATATCTGGAAGAAAAGACAACTGGTTGAAGCCTCTTGCTCCAACACTACCCACCTCTTCTGCCTTCAAGTCCAAATCCACAGGACACTGTGGTCCCAATTCACTTCCCAGCCTACTTTCCCActccaccaccatccccaaaCTCTAGAGTCTTCGGCTTCAGGCTCTGCTACATTCTGGCCTCTACATCTTTGGTTGTGAAATTGCTTCTTCCTGTGAGAAATTCTGCCTCACCCTATGCCCAACTTCTCCCAattgaaatctttttcaaaagGCAGGGCTCATTTCAGACTCCCCCTCTCCCATGAAGCCTTCTCTGATCTTCCCAGCTGGAATCACTTGTGCCTTAAGCACTCCCACATCACTGCTTTTATCCCCAAGGAACTCACCCAGTTCTACCAGGTTAGTTATCTGCACACAGGTCaatctcttccacactgactgaTGGGTTCCAATCATTTGAGAACATCCTCTCTTTACACTGTGCATTATAGGTAGTAAGCATTCAACAGATGATTACTTAATTGGCTAGTAAGCATTCAACAGATGTTTAATtattgaacaaagaaaaaccccACACCTTATAGTTAAGTCAGTGCAAAGATAACCTTGCGAGGCAGGCCATCTCCCAAATAACCTAGGTTGGAAGGGGGAATGTGGGAGAGAACATGGCTGATTTAGCAAAACCTGGCCTCAGAAAAACCAGCACAAAGAATCTGCGCTCTAGACGGTTTGCCCAAATGATTCCTTCTTTCCCAGTTCCTAATGTGAACTTACCCTCTCCAAGTTTCATTAGCCGAGGAGTCTTCCTAAAGTAATTAGAATCAAAAGGCTTATCCATGTGCTCCAGATATCCAGAATATTTTACTAGGGCAGAAGAAAAGCGACAGTGAGGAAAACAGAGCAGATACAGCACCTCTATATCGAGTCTCTTTCAACTTAACACAAAAACTATGGAAAACCCTTTACTCAACGTTTGGTTGAGGAGCTTCGCAGTGTCCCTTGTCCACAGAGGGCTCACACAAGGGGGAGACAGGTTCCCCCACTTTCCCTTAAAAAACCAAGTTCTAACAAAGCATGTTCTACCCTATAAAATGCtcatttgagaaaaaaagaaaagagcttcTCCCCTCCCCAAAGTCAAGCGCAGTGAAGCTCGCATAGCCACCATCACTTTCTCAGGGTCAGGGGACAGATGGCACCCGGCCACAGGCAGTACCTAGCACTGAAGCATCCGGTGTCACCAGCTCTCCAGCACCCTCTCGGATGACAGCCTTCAGCACGCCCCGGTCCCCAGAAATGTCCAGCATCCTCTGACTTAACCGCTCATACAGAGACTTGCAGGGAACGAAACACACTCTCAGGGCCCTGGGTTTGCACCCGGACCCCGGCGCCCCCAGCCCCGACTCCCCAGCGCCCGGGCTCTCACCTGGCCAGGGGCGTTGCCACCTTGCAGGACTCCCGGGTTCTGGGCGCTCCCCCCCATCTCCGCGTGAGCCTTCAACACGGCCACTCGGGGAAGTTCCCGAAGCCCGCCGCAGTCCAGCAGTCCCTTTATATCCTGCCCTCTGCCCGCGAGGGCTGCACTCCGTTCCGGGGTCAGCCGCAACCAACTGCCCGCCCGTGCACGTTGCGAGGAGCACGCGGTGGGGGCGCGGAGCGTCATGGCGCACGTGGCGGGGGAGGGGCAAGCACACATCGAAACTCGTAgcgggttcccatttctccacatccccgccaacacttgttattttttactttttgataaTAGACGATCTGACAGGTGTGAGGCGGTATCTCATGGcagttttgctttgcatttccctggtgattagtgatggtgagcgtcttttcgtgtgcctgtgggccatctgtacatctttggaaaatgtcttttcaagcctttgcccatttttaaatcaggttattttggttttgatattaaattacttatattttaaatattaattccttatgaaatatatgacttgcaaatatcttctcccattcagtaggttgcctttttgtcttGTTGATGGTTCCTTGgatgtgcaaaagcttttttgGTTTGTAATCCCATGTGCTTACTTGAGCTTTAGTTGTCCTTCCCTGAGACTTGTGCAAAAAATACTGCTGAGAACAGTGTCAAAGTGCTTACTGCCTGTTTGCTTctagttttgtggtttcaggtttTAACTTCAActctaatccattttgaatttttttcttcttaatggtCTAAgatagtagtccagtttcattctttggcatggggctatccagttttccaaaaaaatatttattgaaaagactctcTCTTTCCCCAATGTATGTTTTTGCTCCTTTTGTCATTGATGAACTGGCCATATCAATAGAGATTTGTTTAACTAACAAATATAAATAGCTTCTTACCTGTCTATGCCAGACCTTTGTCTTGCTTATCATGGGGTAGAGCCCTCCTCTGCTGGGTGACACGGGTGCACAGCCCTTGGGGGATGGTGACCTGCTTGTCTAGAGCTCCTTGTTTCTTACTCTCCTAGAGACCCTCTCCCACCTGTCTTTTCCGATTAACAactccctcccccccaccaccTCATTGAACTTCTAAATCTTTGAAAGACTTTATGTAAAAAAGTTCATAGTTCAATAATATCGAATAAAAGAAATCAGGCTCAAAAGAGTATATACTATGTAattctgtttatttgaaattcaaaaccaGACCACATTACCACGATGGTATAAATTAGCATAACAGCTTTGTGGGGAAGGCGCATGAGGGTGTCTTCTGGGTGTACCTTGATCTTGAAAgtgaatatacacacataatgtGTACATCAAGTACATGGTTAAGATTTGTGCACTTGATTATAAGTCATACTTCCACTAAAAAATCTAAGTAAATGAAAGTATCTTCagaacag
Coding sequences within it:
- the FKBP6 gene encoding inactive peptidyl-prolyl cis-trans isomerase FKBP6, whose protein sequence is MGGSAQNPGVLQGGNAPGQSLYERLSQRMLDISGDRGVLKAVIREGAGELVTPDASVLVKYSGYLEHMDKPFDSNYFRKTPRLMKLGEDITLWGMELGLLSMQRGELARFLFKPSYAYGTLGCPPLIPANTTVLFEIELLDFLDSAESDKFYALSAEQQNEFPLQKVLKVAATEREFGNYLFRQNRFYDAKVRYKRALLLLHRRSAPHEEQHLVEAAKLLVLLNLSLTYLKLERPTVALRYGEQALTIDCKNAKALFRCGQACVLMTEYQKARDFLVRAQKEKPFNHDINNELKKLASYYQDYRDKEKEMCHRMFAACDSGSVVGDN